From a single Candidatus Woesearchaeota archaeon genomic region:
- a CDS encoding tyrosine-type recombinase/integrase, whose translation RKYSKQTEKAYLNLIKNFLASGKQPREYLLGYTGKSRSAIRSAYFALKFFYEHVLSQKFDEKIPLAKSDGKLPIVLSREEITKMFESTLNLRHRLILMFLYYTGVRLDEIVNLRWEDIDFDRDTIHLKITKGSKDRVLFLHQKLKQFIVMFGLKKEGLIFLSNIGRKYSKRTIQVIVKSAAMKAGVNKRVTPHTFRHSFATHLLEAGADIRHIQKLLGHASLQTTQIYTHVANRDIKRLADLL comes from the coding sequence TAAGGAAGTATTCAAAGCAGACTGAAAAGGCATATCTTAACCTGATAAAGAATTTCCTGGCATCCGGAAAACAGCCAAGGGAATATCTTTTGGGCTATACGGGGAAGAGCAGATCTGCCATCCGCTCAGCTTATTTTGCCCTTAAGTTCTTTTATGAGCATGTCTTAAGCCAAAAGTTTGACGAGAAAATACCTCTTGCAAAAAGTGATGGAAAGCTCCCTATAGTATTGAGCAGAGAGGAAATAACCAAAATGTTTGAATCAACATTAAATCTCCGCCATAGGCTTATTCTCATGTTTTTGTATTACACAGGAGTAAGGCTTGATGAGATAGTGAATTTAAGATGGGAAGACATTGATTTTGACAGGGATACAATCCATCTTAAAATAACAAAAGGCAGCAAAGACAGGGTTCTTTTCCTTCATCAGAAGCTAAAGCAGTTTATTGTGATGTTCGGCTTAAAGAAAGAAGGCCTTATTTTTCTCTCAAACATTGGCAGGAAATACAGCAAAAGGACTATTCAGGTTATAGTTAAAAGCGCTGCAATGAAAGCAGGCGTAAATAAAAGGGTAACCCCCCATACATTTAGGCACAGCTTTGCAACGCATCTGCTTGAAGCAGGGGCTGATATAAGGCACATCCAGAAATTATTGGGGCATGCAAGCCTTCAGACAACTCAGATCTACACTCATGTTGCAAACAGGGACATAAAAAGGCTGGCAGATTTATTATAA
- the gyrA gene encoding DNA gyrase subunit A, whose protein sequence is MDQNSEENNSKKQERIVNRVIEDEMKQSYLDYSMSVIVGRALPDVRDGLKPVHRRILFAMNDMGMHHNKPFKKSARIVGETLGKYHPHGDIAVYDAMVRMVQDFSLRYPLLQGQGNFGCFTGDAKVKLTDNRDLSFKELVEEHKQNKKNYTYTINKNGDAEIAEIKNPRLTKKNQKIIKIILDNDEEIKCTLDHKFMLRDGSYKEAQHLKSGDSLMSLYLNSYAELGIKIVKLNHKVKDVVILNKQEDVYDLTIEETHNFALAAGIFVHNSIDGDAAAAMRYSEARLNKIAEELLQDIEKETVKFADNFDGSLKEPTVLPSKIPNLLINGSSGIAVGMATNIPPHNISEVSDGIIAAIDDPDIANEKLMHFIRGPDFPTGASILGLGGIKQAYETGKGSVIVRAKTAIEEKKERKNIIVNEIPYQVNKSIMIEQIAGLIRDKSLSGVSDLRDESDREGMRVVIELKKDANPEVVLNQLYKHTSMQTTFGIIMLALVNNEPKVLSLKGMVQHFIKHRQDVVRKRTEFDLNEAEKKAHILEGLIIALNDIDNVIQKIKKSRDAAEAKIMLIGDYRLTEVQSLAILDMRLQRLASLEQEKIKNDHKELLKLIEALKAMLADEAKILGVIKNELIEIKNNYGDGRRTQIEESVADEICTEDLVKPEEMAVTITHEGYIKRLSVGAYKLQKRGGHGVIGAGRKEEDFVEDLFIANTHSYILFFTNKGKVHWLKVYEIPEVSRIAKGTAVVNLLDLSKDEKVSAFVPVREFDDQHHIVFATRKGTVKKTNLAEYSRPRAGGIIAITLEEGDELIATSLTDGKQQVILATKNGLAVRFKEEDVRATGRSAQGVRGARLRQDDEIVGMVIGDDSKTLLTVTENGYGKRTQISEYRLVSRGGVGVRNILCSERNSCVVAVKPVTDNDELIFISKNGIVIRTKAEGIPAIGRATQGARIMKLEEGDKLVAAARIVKEENGNSENKQNI, encoded by the coding sequence ATGGATCAAAATTCTGAAGAAAATAACAGCAAAAAACAGGAAAGAATAGTCAACAGAGTGATTGAAGATGAGATGAAGCAGTCTTATCTTGATTATTCCATGTCTGTAATTGTCGGAAGGGCATTGCCTGATGTAAGAGACGGGTTAAAGCCGGTGCACAGAAGGATTCTCTTTGCAATGAACGATATGGGCATGCACCACAACAAGCCTTTTAAAAAATCAGCAAGGATCGTCGGTGAAACTTTGGGAAAATATCATCCGCATGGCGATATAGCAGTCTATGATGCAATGGTCAGAATGGTTCAGGATTTCTCGCTGCGTTATCCTTTGTTACAGGGCCAGGGAAATTTTGGGTGTTTTACAGGAGACGCAAAAGTAAAGTTAACCGATAACAGGGATTTGTCGTTCAAAGAGCTGGTTGAAGAGCACAAACAAAACAAAAAAAATTATACCTACACTATAAACAAAAATGGAGATGCAGAGATAGCAGAAATAAAAAACCCGCGGCTTACAAAGAAAAATCAAAAAATCATAAAAATAATTTTAGACAATGATGAAGAAATAAAATGCACATTAGATCATAAATTTATGTTAAGAGACGGAAGCTATAAAGAGGCGCAGCATCTTAAATCCGGAGATTCTTTAATGTCGTTATATCTGAATTCATATGCCGAATTGGGTATAAAAATTGTCAAACTAAACCATAAAGTCAAGGATGTTGTTATCTTAAATAAACAAGAAGATGTTTATGACCTTACAATTGAAGAAACGCACAACTTTGCTTTAGCTGCAGGCATTTTTGTGCACAATTCTATTGACGGTGATGCAGCTGCCGCAATGCGTTATAGTGAAGCAAGATTAAACAAGATTGCAGAAGAGCTGCTGCAGGACATTGAAAAGGAAACTGTGAAGTTTGCTGATAATTTTGACGGCAGCCTTAAAGAGCCAACTGTATTGCCTTCTAAAATTCCAAATCTGCTCATCAACGGATCTTCAGGAATTGCAGTTGGCATGGCAACAAATATTCCTCCGCATAACATCTCAGAGGTTTCAGACGGCATTATTGCTGCAATTGACGATCCTGATATTGCAAATGAGAAGCTGATGCACTTCATACGCGGACCTGATTTTCCAACCGGAGCCTCAATTCTCGGTTTAGGCGGGATAAAACAGGCTTATGAAACCGGAAAAGGCAGCGTGATTGTAAGGGCAAAGACTGCTATTGAAGAAAAGAAGGAAAGAAAAAACATAATTGTAAATGAAATACCTTACCAGGTGAACAAATCAATCATGATAGAGCAGATTGCAGGCCTTATACGGGATAAGAGCCTTAGCGGAGTTTCTGATTTAAGGGATGAAAGCGACAGGGAAGGAATGCGCGTTGTCATAGAGCTGAAAAAAGACGCAAATCCCGAAGTTGTCCTTAACCAGCTTTACAAGCACACATCAATGCAGACAACATTTGGCATAATAATGCTCGCCTTGGTCAACAATGAGCCCAAGGTCTTAAGCCTTAAGGGAATGGTGCAGCATTTCATAAAGCACCGCCAGGATGTTGTCAGGAAGAGAACAGAATTTGACCTCAATGAAGCTGAAAAGAAAGCGCATATTTTGGAAGGGTTAATCATAGCATTAAATGATATAGACAATGTTATACAAAAAATAAAGAAATCAAGGGATGCAGCAGAAGCAAAGATCATGCTTATTGGCGATTATAGGCTTACTGAAGTGCAGTCATTGGCAATACTGGACATGAGGCTGCAAAGGTTAGCGTCATTAGAGCAGGAGAAAATAAAAAATGACCACAAGGAATTGTTAAAGCTCATAGAAGCTCTTAAGGCAATGCTTGCAGATGAAGCAAAAATTTTAGGTGTAATAAAAAATGAATTAATTGAAATTAAAAACAATTACGGCGATGGCAGAAGAACGCAGATTGAGGAATCAGTTGCAGATGAGATATGCACAGAAGACCTTGTAAAGCCTGAAGAAATGGCTGTTACAATAACGCACGAAGGCTATATAAAAAGGCTGTCTGTTGGCGCATACAAGCTGCAAAAAAGAGGCGGGCACGGAGTTATAGGCGCAGGCAGGAAAGAAGAGGACTTTGTTGAAGACCTGTTTATTGCAAACACGCATTCTTATATCTTGTTTTTCACAAACAAGGGAAAAGTGCATTGGCTCAAGGTCTATGAAATCCCGGAAGTATCAAGAATTGCAAAAGGAACTGCTGTTGTTAATTTATTGGACTTAAGTAAAGATGAGAAAGTCAGCGCATTTGTTCCTGTAAGGGAGTTTGATGATCAGCATCATATAGTATTCGCAACAAGAAAAGGCACAGTTAAGAAAACAAATCTTGCAGAATATTCAAGGCCGAGAGCCGGCGGAATAATTGCCATTACATTGGAAGAAGGCGACGAGCTTATAGCAACAAGCCTCACAGACGGAAAGCAGCAGGTAATCCTTGCTACAAAAAACGGGCTTGCAGTCCGATTTAAGGAAGAGGATGTAAGGGCAACCGGAAGATCAGCGCAAGGCGTCAGGGGAGCAAGATTAAGGCAGGATGATGAGATTGTCGGAATGGTAATCGGCGACGATTCCAAAACTTTATTGACTGTTACAGAAAACGGCTATGGAAAGAGAACGCAGATTTCAGAATACAGGCTGGTCAGCCGCGGCGGTGTCGGTGTCAGAAACATACTCTGCAGCGAAAGAAACAGCTGCGTTGTTGCTGTCAAGCCAGTAACTGATAATGACGAGCTGATATTCATCAGCAAGAATGGCATTGTGATAAGGACAAAGGCAGAAGGAATTCCTGCCATCGGAAGGGCAACGCAGGGAGCAAGGATCATGAAGCTTGAAGAAGGCGACAAGCTGGTTGCAGCTGCAAGGATTGTGAAGGAAGAGAATGGAAACTCTGAAAATAAGCAAAATATTTAA